The segment GTACTCTTCTTTTAAAGCAATTATACGTTTTGCATTGGCAGAACAATTTTGTTCATCAGCAATGGATGAAAATACATTTGATAAGCCTTTCTTTGAAAACAATTGCAGGGTTACTTCAATTCCAAGATCACTTTGAAAAGAAGAAATACCTTTTGTATTGAGAAAACCTTTCAGGTAAGCCGTTGCAGGATACGGCGTATTTAATTGTGTAAAAGGAGGCGTAAATAAAAAAACCGTTGCGTTCAAATGTGGCGATTAATCTGCAAACGTACATGAAATTTTTTGTCTGTAAATCCCGGCTGCTTATGCTTTCCAGGTAGAGAGTAATTGCTTTGCTTCAGATTTAATGGTGGGATCATCCGCAGCAGTATTGGGCAGGCGTAACAAATGATTCAATGTTTCAATTGCCTTGGCCTTTTTGTTATTACGGTGATAGGCTTTGGCCAGTTCAAGATAATTCAACACAAACTCAGGACTCAATGCTTTTACTTTTTCATAATAGTACACTGCTGAGTCGAGTGAGTTTTTTTGCAGTCCACCAAAGAACACTTTTACTGCGGCCTTTTCCATCCCATTCAAATTACTTACTTCGTAATGCCAGCGGGCAATCACAAACAGTGCTTTAAAATTTTGCGGATTGTAAAGGAGTGCCCTATCAGCATAATTCTTGATCTCACGAACGTATTCTACTTTTTCTTTTCCGTTTTTAAGTAATGACATCCGTGCGTAGGCAAATGACATGGCAACATTGGCTTCACTGTCTTTTGGATTCACCCGCAACGCACGTTCAGCATAGATCTTTGCTGCTTGATAAAAATCCATTTGCTTTTCTTTCGTTGACTGACGACGGCCAATACGACTGGCCAACTCGCTGCAACGGGTCAATGCATGCAAATGGGTTGGCTGTTGCTTAATAATTTCTTTAAATTTCTGGTAGGCTTCTTCTTCTTTCAATTGCCGTTCGAGTATATCGCCCTGCCTCACAAGTTCTTCAACCGACTGTGCAAATGAGACACCCGTAAATATGAGTGCACTAAAAAAAACAACAATTACTTTCTTCATGTGATCCGGTTAAATGTTTTATGCAAGGTTATGCCGGTTTTACCTTGAAAGTTTTCAATGGGTGGCGAACACTTATCAATTTCCACCTTTATTTCCATAATAACGGGAAAACGGGTCTTAATCGTATCACAAATATCCTGCGCCACTGTTTCTATCAGACTGCTTTTTTGCATCATTCGTTGCTTCACAATCTCAAACAAAGCAACATAATTGATTGTTTGCTCGATAGATGTGATTGGCCCGGCAGGTTCATAATACACCGAAAGATTTACTTCAAACGGTCCGCCTGTTTTATCTTCTCCGGCATATAAACCATGGTGTGCATGAAATTTCAACTCTTTTAAATGAACAGCTATCATGTGCCGAAAATAAAAAAGTCCTGCTGTATCAGCAGGACTATCTTTTCACAACAATAGAATTATACAACTCCTTTTGCTGATAAATAACGTTCTGCATCCAATGCAGCCATACAACCACTGCCTGCAGCGGTTACTGCCTGGCGATAAATTTTATCCTGCACATCGCCACCTGCAAACACACCTTCTACATTTGTTTTTGAAGTACCGGGAATGGTCTTGATGTAGCCGGCTTCATCCATATCAATAAAATCTTTGAAAATTGCTGAGTTAGGTTCATGACCGATAGCAACAAAGAATCCCTGCACAGGTATTACCGATTCTTCATTTGTTTTATTGTTCAACACTTTCATGCCATCTACTTTATTGTCGCCAAGTATTTCGATGGTTTCAGTGTTCCAGTAAACTTTGATATTCGGCGTGTTGAGTACACGATCCTGCATTACTTTACTTGCACGCATCGCATCTTTACGAATCAACATGTGCACTGTTGAACAAAGCTTACTGAGATATAATGCTTCTTCTGCAGCGGTATCGCCGGCACCAACAATGGCCACTTCTTTACCACGGAAAAAGAAACCATCGCACACTGCACATGCGCTTACACCATAACCATTGAGACGTTGCTCACTTTCCAATCCAAGCCATTTCGCACTTGCACCGGTACAAATGATCACGCTATCAGCTTCAATGAGC is part of the Lacibacter sediminis genome and harbors:
- the trxB gene encoding thioredoxin-disulfide reductase — its product is MEAAEKVHCLIIGSGPAGYTAAIYASRANLKPVLYQGIQPGGQLTITTEVENYPGYAEGVQGPEMMVDFEKQAARMGADIRYGLATKVDFSSTPHKVWIDDEKLIEADSVIICTGASAKWLGLESEQRLNGYGVSACAVCDGFFFRGKEVAIVGAGDTAAEEALYLSKLCSTVHMLIRKDAMRASKVMQDRVLNTPNIKVYWNTETIEILGDNKVDGMKVLNNKTNEESVIPVQGFFVAIGHEPNSAIFKDFIDMDEAGYIKTIPGTSKTNVEGVFAGGDVQDKIYRQAVTAAGSGCMAALDAERYLSAKGVV
- the folB gene encoding dihydroneopterin aldolase, producing the protein MIAVHLKELKFHAHHGLYAGEDKTGGPFEVNLSVYYEPAGPITSIEQTINYVALFEIVKQRMMQKSSLIETVAQDICDTIKTRFPVIMEIKVEIDKCSPPIENFQGKTGITLHKTFNRIT
- a CDS encoding tetratricopeptide repeat protein, whose protein sequence is MKKVIVVFFSALIFTGVSFAQSVEELVRQGDILERQLKEEEAYQKFKEIIKQQPTHLHALTRCSELASRIGRRQSTKEKQMDFYQAAKIYAERALRVNPKDSEANVAMSFAYARMSLLKNGKEKVEYVREIKNYADRALLYNPQNFKALFVIARWHYEVSNLNGMEKAAVKVFFGGLQKNSLDSAVYYYEKVKALSPEFVLNYLELAKAYHRNNKKAKAIETLNHLLRLPNTAADDPTIKSEAKQLLSTWKA